DNA sequence from the Campylobacter concisus genome:
GTTGGCTGGATGGGGCTTGTTGGTGCTTTTGGTATCATGGCTTACTATATGGTTATTGGCGGCTGGGTGCTAAACTATATCGCCCAAATTTCATTTGGTTTACTTGATCTCTCACATGTGGTTAGTTTTGAGGAGACAAGTGCGTTTTATGAGCAAAATATCGTAAGCAATCCACTTGCTATCAGCTTTGCGACTCTTGTTTTTGTGCTAGTTAATTACGCTATTTTGGTACAAGGTGCGGTCGGTGGTATCGAGCGATCAGCGAAATTTTTAATGCCGCTACTTTTTATTTTAATGCTTATTATGATCGCTAAAAATATCACACTTGATGGTGCAATAGAGGGCGTAAAATTTTACTTAACACCTAATTTCTCAAAGATAAATTTAAAGCTTTTTGTTGATGTTTTGGGGCAGGTCTTTTTTGCTCTTTCGCTTGGATTTGGTGTGATGATCACGCTTTCTAGCTTTGTGAAAAAGGATGAGGGTTTGGTTAAAATTTCTATCATTACAGGTATTTTAAATACGGTAATTGCCGTGCTTGCAGGATTTATGATTTTTCCTTCTCTTTTTAGCTACGGTGTATCGCCAGATAGCGGCCCAAGCCTCGTGTTTAAGAGCCTGCCGATCGTTTTTTCACACATGCCATTTGGTGGTTTTTTCGCGGTTGCGTTTTTCGCACTATTAATGATCGCTGCACTTACAACATCGCTACCAATATATGAAGTAATAATCACAACACTTCAAGAAAAATTTAAAATAAAACGCAAGAAAGCAATATTTTTAGTCCTTGGAGGTATATTTATTTTAGGAAATTTGCCTTCGCTGATGGCTACAAACATACTAAGTCACGTAAGCATTTTTGGTAAGAATATTTTTGATGCATATGATGCAATAAGCGCAACAATATTTTTTGTATTTACATCATTTGGTTGTGCAATATTCGTAGGTTGGGTGCTAAAAGATGATGCAAAAAAAGAGATTTTGCAAGGTAGTGAAAAACATGCAAAACTAATAAATATCTGGTTTTGGTATATCAAATTCGTCGTACCGTTTATCATTTTGGTGCTTTTTATTAGCTCGTTTTACGATAATTTTTTAAAATAGGGCGTAAAAATATGTTTTATTTTTTACTCGGTATTTACTTTTTTTACGTCGCCGCAAAGGCGATTTTGGCGATTTTGCAGATAAATTTTATACGCGCAGAGGCCAAAAAGCCAGCCGTCGTGCTAGAGCAGGGGGAGTATGAAACCGCCGCTGCCGTAGCAATAACTAATCAAAAATTTGAAATAGCAGGCCTACTTTATCACGCCGCGATATTTATGATGTGGGCGTGCTGGGGGCTTGGCGCGATATCGGGGCATGCCTACAAAACGGGAGATATAGGCGACAACATCTTTATGGTTATGGTATTTTTGCTCGTTTCGTCGCTACTAGAACTGCCACTAAATATCTACGAAACCTTCGTCAAAGATAAAAAGCTCGGCTTTTCAAACGTAACGCCTAAAATTTTCGCGCTTGACCTGCTTAAAACGCTCGCGCTAACGCTGGTTTTTGGCACGCTGTTTGTGTGGCTGGTGCTACTTTGCATTAGATTTTTGGGTGATTTTTGGTGGTTTTGGGCGTTTTTGCTTAGCTTTGCGGTCGCGCTTGTTATAAATCTTATCTACCCGACGCTTATCGCGCCTATCTTTAACAAAATGCAACCGCTAGAAGAGGGCGAGCTAAAAAGCCGTATAGAAGGGCTTTTAGCGCAGTGCGGGTTTAAAAGTAGCGGCGTTTTTACGATAGACGCCAGCAAGCGCGATAACCGCTTAAACGCCTATTTCGGCGGCCTTGGCGCAACTAAACGCGTGGTGCTTTTCGACACGCTCGTTAAAAAACTAAGCTTAGAGGAGATAATCGCCGTTTTGGGGCATGAGTTCGGGCACTTTAAGCACAAAGATATCCTAAAAATGATAGCTCTAAGCGCGGTTATGCTTTTTGCGATGTTTTTTATATTTGGCAATATCCCTGACGCGGCGTATCAAGCGCTTGGGCTTCATCACGGCGGCGGCGGAGTGATCGTGTTTTTGCTACTTTTTTCGCCAATTTTCGGGTTTTTATTTTCGCCGGTGAGCTCGTATTTTAGCCGCGCGAACGAATTTGGCGCCGATAAATTCGCAGGCGAGGTCTCAAACAAAACCGACATGATAAGCGCGCTAAAAAAACTAGGCAGCGAAAACAAGGCCTTCCCGAAGGCTCATCCGCTCTATGCGTTCGTCTATCATTCGCACCCAAGCCTTTTTGAGCGTATAAACGAGCTGGAAAATGAAAATTGAAGAAGCTCTTAAAGAGGCTAGTTTAAGGCTAAGCTCACTTTGCCAAAATCCAAGCAGAGTTGCTAAAATTTTGCTTATGAACTATCTTGATGTAAGCATTGAATGGATATTTTTAAATCAAAAAAATGAATTTGATGAGAGCGGCTATTTCGCTCAAGTTAAAAGGTATGAGAACTACGAGCCTCTTGAATATATAACTGGTAAAGCTAGCTTTTATGGGCTTGATTTTTACGTGGAAAGTGGAGTACTTATCCCAAGACCTGAAACAGAAATTTTAGTGGATAAAGTAATAGAAATTTCAAGTGAATATAAAGAGCCAAAGATCGCAGAAATAGGCATAGGAAGCGGCATTATTAGTATCATGCTAGCTCTAAAAACAAATGCAAATATCGTAGCAACAGACATAAATGAAAAAGCTTTGATGCTTGCTAAAAAAAATGCAGATAAATTTGATGTAGGTGGGAGGATCAAATTTTTAAACTGCTCTTATGTGGATGAAATTTTAGAAGATATTGATATTTTGGTTTCAAATCCGCCATATATTGCAAGAAGCTATAAACTTAGTAAATTTGTACTAAATGAGCCAGAAAGTGCGCTCTTTGGAGGCGAAGTAGGAGATGAAATTTTAAAAGATATTATTCTCATAGCCAAAGATCGCAATATCAAAAACGTTGCTTGTGAGATGGGGTACGATCAAAAAGCAAGTATGCAAAAATTCTTAGAGGTCAATGGTTTTGAGTATAGTTTTTACAAAGACTTGGCTGGCTTTGATAGAGGCTTTTGCGCGAAGTTAAAAATATAAAGGAGAGAATTTGAGAGGAGTTTATTTTTTGCTTTTGGCGGTACTTATAGGAGCTGAGCTAACGCTTGGTATCTTGGTGGCACCAGTCATATTTTTCCCGCAAAACATCATAGGAGATGGCATACTTACGCATTTTATGAGCGGTCAAATGATGACAAAGATATTTTTGAAATTTAATTATATTTTGCTTTTTATAAGTATAGTTATAATGATTGGCGAGCTATTTGATCTTAGAAAAAAGCTTATTTTTTCACTAAAATTTAGCATGTTAATGCTTGCTTTTTTAAATTTGGCTTTAGCTTTGAGCTTTGTATTTTTCTTTACGCCTTTTATAGTTTACGCTCAAAATTTAGGTGTTGACGCGACACAGACGGCTGAATTTGCCAAAATGCATAGTGCGAGTGAATATGTGATGAAAATCATGCTTGTTTTGCAAATCATTTTATTTTTTGTGAAATTTAAGATTAGCCAAAATGAATGCAAAGCCTGATATTCAAGTCTTAACAAATTTTCTAGCTGAATACACGGCGGCGATGGTGAGTGCTGGCACCTACACCGCACGCGTAGAAAAGTGTGTAGACCGCATAGCTAAACACTACGGCCACGACATTAGCGTGACGATTTTCGTGAAGTATTTTACTATTAGCGTCATGGACTCGGCCGACAACTCCCTGCGCCGAACCTACGTGAAAAAGATCCCGTTTGGTCATGTAAGCTTTAACCGCATTTCCGAGCTTTCGTCGCTTAGCTGGCGGATTTTGGATGAAAATTTAAGCTTAAACGAGGCAAAAGAGCAGTTTGAAGGCGTCCTGCGCATCGGGGCGCATAAATTTGCAAGCTCACTTATTTTAATAAGCCTTGCAAATGCGGCGTTTTGCAAGCTTTTCGGCGGCGATGCAGGCTCGGTGGCTTGCGTATTTTTTGCGACGCTCGTAGGCTATAGCCTTAGATTTGCGCTTGCTAAAATGGGCGTAAATTTAAAAATCCAGTACGTCCTAGTCTCGTTCGTCGTCTCTTTTATCGCTTATCTTGGCGTATTTTACGGCTTTACGCATACTAGCGACGTGGCGATCGGCTCGTCGATACTATTTTTGATGCCAGGCGTTTTTCTCATAAACTCGGTCTTTGACATCCTAAACGACAACACGCTTGTAGGCATCAGTAGAGCCGTGAGCACGGGCATCCTGATACTTTGCATCGCGGTGGGCGTCTATATCACGCTCTCGCTTAGCAACGCGGAGATTTTACATGTTTGAGCTTTTTACTGCAACTGTTATAGACGGCGCTTTTGCCGCGGTGGCGGGGCTTGGCTTTGCCTACGCTAGCTCTCCGCCAAAAAGGACTCTCGCATTTTGCGCGCTACTTGCGGCATTTGCGCACGCTAGCCGCTTTTGGATCATGCAGATGGGATTTTTTAACATCAGCGTCGCTACGCTCATCGTCTCATTTTTAAGCGGGATTTTGGGTATGCTCTTTGCCAAACGGCTCAAAGTGCCCGCCGAGATCATCGCATTTCCCGCACTTTTGCCGATGGTGCCAGGAGTTTACGCGTACAAGGGCATTTTGGCGCTGTTTTCGTTTCTAAACGAGCCTGATATCGCTAAGAAAAACGAATACTTAATCATATTTTTCGATAACGCCATCACGACTACCACGGTCTCGTTAGCGCTTGGCGTCGGGGTTTCGGTGGTGCTAATTTTATTTTACGATCAGTCCTTGATGATTACTCGCGGCGCCAAGTGCGATCTGGCGATGCAAGATAAC
Encoded proteins:
- a CDS encoding sodium-dependent transporter, giving the protein MDRKSWSSRLTYILAVAGATVGFGATWRFPYLVGQNGGGAYVLVFCIAMIVIGIPMILVENAIGRRLKCNAVDAFGGSINGKKISKKWQIVGWMGLVGAFGIMAYYMVIGGWVLNYIAQISFGLLDLSHVVSFEETSAFYEQNIVSNPLAISFATLVFVLVNYAILVQGAVGGIERSAKFLMPLLFILMLIMIAKNITLDGAIEGVKFYLTPNFSKINLKLFVDVLGQVFFALSLGFGVMITLSSFVKKDEGLVKISIITGILNTVIAVLAGFMIFPSLFSYGVSPDSGPSLVFKSLPIVFSHMPFGGFFAVAFFALLMIAALTTSLPIYEVIITTLQEKFKIKRKKAIFLVLGGIFILGNLPSLMATNILSHVSIFGKNIFDAYDAISATIFFVFTSFGCAIFVGWVLKDDAKKEILQGSEKHAKLINIWFWYIKFVVPFIILVLFISSFYDNFLK
- a CDS encoding M48 family metallopeptidase, whose product is MFYFLLGIYFFYVAAKAILAILQINFIRAEAKKPAVVLEQGEYETAAAVAITNQKFEIAGLLYHAAIFMMWACWGLGAISGHAYKTGDIGDNIFMVMVFLLVSSLLELPLNIYETFVKDKKLGFSNVTPKIFALDLLKTLALTLVFGTLFVWLVLLCIRFLGDFWWFWAFLLSFAVALVINLIYPTLIAPIFNKMQPLEEGELKSRIEGLLAQCGFKSSGVFTIDASKRDNRLNAYFGGLGATKRVVLFDTLVKKLSLEEIIAVLGHEFGHFKHKDILKMIALSAVMLFAMFFIFGNIPDAAYQALGLHHGGGGVIVFLLLFSPIFGFLFSPVSSYFSRANEFGADKFAGEVSNKTDMISALKKLGSENKAFPKAHPLYAFVYHSHPSLFERINELENEN
- a CDS encoding HemK/PrmC family methyltransferase; translation: MKIEEALKEASLRLSSLCQNPSRVAKILLMNYLDVSIEWIFLNQKNEFDESGYFAQVKRYENYEPLEYITGKASFYGLDFYVESGVLIPRPETEILVDKVIEISSEYKEPKIAEIGIGSGIISIMLALKTNANIVATDINEKALMLAKKNADKFDVGGRIKFLNCSYVDEILEDIDILVSNPPYIARSYKLSKFVLNEPESALFGGEVGDEILKDIILIAKDRNIKNVACEMGYDQKASMQKFLEVNGFEYSFYKDLAGFDRGFCAKLKI
- a CDS encoding DUF4149 domain-containing protein — encoded protein: MRGVYFLLLAVLIGAELTLGILVAPVIFFPQNIIGDGILTHFMSGQMMTKIFLKFNYILLFISIVIMIGELFDLRKKLIFSLKFSMLMLAFLNLALALSFVFFFTPFIVYAQNLGVDATQTAEFAKMHSASEYVMKIMLVLQIILFFVKFKISQNECKA
- a CDS encoding threonine/serine ThrE exporter family protein, with amino-acid sequence MNAKPDIQVLTNFLAEYTAAMVSAGTYTARVEKCVDRIAKHYGHDISVTIFVKYFTISVMDSADNSLRRTYVKKIPFGHVSFNRISELSSLSWRILDENLSLNEAKEQFEGVLRIGAHKFASSLILISLANAAFCKLFGGDAGSVACVFFATLVGYSLRFALAKMGVNLKIQYVLVSFVVSFIAYLGVFYGFTHTSDVAIGSSILFLMPGVFLINSVFDILNDNTLVGISRAVSTGILILCIAVGVYITLSLSNAEILHV
- a CDS encoding threonine/serine exporter family protein, which codes for MFELFTATVIDGAFAAVAGLGFAYASSPPKRTLAFCALLAAFAHASRFWIMQMGFFNISVATLIVSFLSGILGMLFAKRLKVPAEIIAFPALLPMVPGVYAYKGILALFSFLNEPDIAKKNEYLIIFFDNAITTTTVSLALGVGVSVVLILFYDQSLMITRGAKCDLAMQDNNKS